GCAGCAAACGCTGCCCCGCCGCAGCCCAGGGGCAGCTGCCATCCGGGGCAGGTAAGGTGGTGcctgaaactatttttaactGAACAAAAGACTGAGCAAACATCTGACGTCAGGGAGCAGCATCCCCGGAGGGGGCGGTGGGCAGCGGTGCGTGGCTGCGGGCTGCCCGCCCCTGCCCGGTACCGGggcccggcgccccccggcagcggccCGGGGGAGTGGGCTGCTGTCCGCCGGCaccgggcagggccgggggtgctggaggggtgacaaggagcaggcagggcgCCCGCTGGGGAAGGTCACGGCACCGCCCGCGCTGAAGCTGGTCGCCACCTTCTGCCCGTGGTTTTAAACCGGGGGCTGCTCTCACCCGGGGCAGTCTGCCGCGTACCTGCGCGGCGCCCGGAGGCCTGCGGCGCTCGGCCGGCGGGCACGGCTCCCAGCGGGAGGGACCCGCACGTCCGTGGGCCCGGGCCGGCACCCCGCGCCCCCTGAACCGCCGCCGGCCAAACTTCTGCCCCGGCGTGAACGTGAATAGAGACGAGGGACGCCGCTGAGTGCGGCGGTCAGGGTGAGGCGGGGGCTGGCTTTGCCGTCAGCGTTACCCGCGGGCTGTGAGGGCGCCCGGCCGCTGCTCTGCCGCCCCTTtgcacagggctggggtccGCGGGGTCCAGCCCCGCAGCGCGGGGTGCACGCCCCCCCCGGTGCCGGCAGGGAAAGCACTGACCCTCGTCCCTTTCTAGTGACCGTCGACTTCAGGAATCGGCGAGCGGGCCGCCTTTCCCCTCGGTCTGAGACACTCgaccttctcctttccttccctcgcccgcccccccgcagccTTTCCCCGCATCGCaagcggcggggccgggcagccgggccggggggTGCGCTCGGCTCTTCCTCACAAGGGCGCCTGCAGCCGtcagggcagggcagcgggaggaggaggaggaggaaggcgaTCACCGGGGGGGGACACCTTTCCCGGAGTAGGCGGCGTGCAGTCGCAGAGAGTGGCTGCAAGCCGCAACCCCTGGGCGACCTGtcagcccccccgggccccggcTCCCCGCCTCGCCTCCCGCCAGAGTCAACACGGAGCTGCGATCCATTTGGGCGatttagttaaaataaataaaccgGCGAAGATTCACTGGCGAGCAATGCATCATCGACCCGGAGGTTTATTAAGAGGCTTGTTACAGCCGCCGCTTCAGCCCCGGCTCCGCTACAGCCCCTTCtccgccgggggcggggggcgggtgGGTGCTGCCGCAGCCCGGCTCACCCCGTCCCCTCACACCCCCGGCCGGGCAGCcgctcccttcccagccccgGGTCCACGGGAGGGGGGTAGCCCACCGACGGCTGCCGCAGAGCACTGTTCCTCGTTTCCCTGCATatcggggagggggggagggtCGGGTCGGGAGACATTGTTGTCAGTGGCGATTGTTAacccaaataataataataaagaaaaatcgttacagctgggtgctggctgaATATGGCAATTACTATTATTGCCAATCACGATTAGAAATAATTATCCTGAAAGCATGGAGGGTTCAGCTGCCAAGGTGTTTTGAATAATCGCTTCAGAATGAACAGGAAAACATTGGGTTCACACACAGGGACGACCGCAAACTTTCAAGTTGTAGCCGTCTGCGAGGGAGACTTTACCGGGGTAAGCTCTAGTTTACTTTCAAAGCTTCAGTTTGTCACTTGGGAACAGCTCAGGTGTTATTCCACTCCCGCGCCATCCTGCACGGAGGCCTGCCCTCACTGCCGTGCTGTGCTCCTCTGCCCAGGTCCCTGGGCACACCCGGTGGCCAAGAACCTTCTCAAGGCCGTGGTGCACGGTGCTCGGGTCCCTCCATCTTAGCTAAAACCCAAGCAAGCACATTGCGAGGGGTAACGTGGTCCCAAACTGAACCTCTACTTGCCCTATGTATGTTGCGCGACTCCACGCGGGCCCTCTCATTTTAGCTATTTGAAATGATGTGTAACTAGGAGGAGGTCACAGGTGACTGGCAAGTTCAACCCACTTAGCTCAATTATCCAAGTTTCATTTCCAAATTGTGTTCAATTTGAtcttcctgcctccctccaAATTAtcttagagggaaaaaaaataccaaatgaaAGCAGACAATTTAAGCCAAATTCTGTATACCattatttatatgcaaaatCATTTTTGTGATATATACTTCCCTTAATGGTTATGGGATGCCAGATCTTTCCAAGCGGATTTACAAACTGAGCcatcaaattatttcaaaggcCGGCCTATTAGGGGCAAAAATAATTAGGAATTTTCAGaagctttgtaaaaaaataagtttctgaATGTTGTCTCTTTAAATTTtacttagttttgtttttaatttaagccTGGAGGCACAGTAGAGAGATACGCAGAGTCTAATAAGGAGTTTGGAAAATAATGCACTGTAATCCAGAGCCGAGCTATTTCTCCATAAAATATGGATAAGGAATCAATTCATAAGCGCAAATATCTACTAGGACTGAGTTTTAACATAACATTTCACATGAGCATTCTTCTATGCATTATTAAGGAGATAACAAAAGTGCTCCAAGTCAAGCTTTATACAGTCACATCTGGAAATGCTCTTTTCTgtctaattttcattttttccctcgaaaaaatgtttgaagaaaaACTAGTCTGTCCTCTTGTATATTAACTGTTACCATCAGCTTTTAATCAGCAACATGTATAGTCAGATTTACAGAATCCATTCCATGTTGCCCCTTTTAGAGAACAGTAAAATGAAGATAGTATCTTTATTCATTTATAGAATCTGatgttaaaaccaaaaccacacacaaataGCCTATACATTGCCTTATGCATATAGACAGGCATGTAGATACATAGACACAACACACATACATGGAAACAAGTCATGACCATGTGATGGAAAACCCAGTAAAAACTATCCGTGCGTTTCACCAGATCCTAAATCAGACATCATCAGATAAGAAGCAGTCTAGGGAGAACTAGTTTAAAATCAGACACAGCTAATTCCTGAATGTATCGGAACCTTAGCACACTTTGCTGTATGATGGTTCATCGCTGTTGGTTTTACAGAAAGCTCTTCAGGCTTTTCAGTCAAATAAAGCATTACCACTAAGCAATGAAGGGTTAATAAACTCCCCACAGGTTGCAAAGAGTTGATACAGGTTTGGGTCGCgggttttttttgctaatgtATAATTTAATGGAATTATATTCTGAggacaaagataaaaaaatgtctCTAAGATCTACTAccactgtgggttttttaaaataaatattatatttttcctttgaatggAAAGGCaagcaaagtattttccaaacagaaacagcaaagattatttagaagaaaaaccttaagctattttttaaatactctggAGTTTTCTGAACAACTCTGATGTACTCACATTCTTATcacaactattttctttttactattGTAAGTGGATATTCAAGCTAAATTGATGCTTTATGTATATCCTGTCTCAATTTGTATTACACTATTCTCTGTAAGGagataatttgaaaaaaaaaatacaaaaaagaagaagCGATACCACTGACAACAATTTACTTAAATTCACAAACCTTGAAATTGATGCATCTCCTATCAATCATAGTCAGAAGCCACAGTAAAACACATCCAACATTTGTATATCAAAACTGGGACTAAAAAAACACCCTGTTTTGTTCAATTTAAATGTCCTTCAACATGTTGTCATTTTACATGCTGATATTACTGGGGATTTTTACTGTGGGTTAGCTTTCTTTTGTCAAACATATGCAAGACAGTAACCTTGCAAAATTAAAGTGCATGCCATTCTACTGCACAGATGTTTGTTCTCACTCAGTTACAGACAATGAAATacttattaaataataataaggaGATATTGACTTCTCTATTCTGTCGATATGAAGATCTGTTGATCTGTGAGGTTAATATTGATGAGGCAGAGTGAGGTAAACGTTTCATCACAAGGGCAAATAAATCCCCATACTGGCATAAAAAATAACCCCCCCAACTTTGTACGTACACAGAAATTAATCCTTTCTGTATTTACTGGGTATATGAGTGCCAGTTCAACCTATCAGCATGCTCAAGCTAATGCTGAAGTAAATCCTTGACACTACTTTCAGGAAACATATTCCAAAAATGTCTATCATAGGTATTTAAAACTAAGCTCAAATGATGCCAGGCACTTAGGGTCTTTAGTCATGCCGCCTGTTCTGTTGCAAATGGCACATTTCCTTTAAGTATTACTGGAAGGCTCTACACTTCACATACAACCTCAATATTCTTCATGTTAAGGGGATTTCTGTTTGAGCTGGAGAaatgcttccccccccccccccccccttctttaaTAGGATGAGCtgtcaaaatattatttttatttgttgtctCATCAAGACGTCACTGAAAGTTCCCTCTCTTTACCCTCTGCCACAGAACACAATAGTGTACACACTTTGAACAATGCAAAGAGCCATTTAACTTGATGGGTCTGGCAGAAGAAGCTACTTTCTTGTTCATTATTATCTTTAGATTTTCCTTCAGTTTGTTTAAGGGAAGCTCGGAGTTGCTCTTTTTAGAAGAATATTCCATCAGTCAGGTAGGTCTTGTACTTTGACAGCATTATTTCagcatgttatttttaatgtatggTACTTACACATGTAAGCAATCTGTATAACTTGCTTCTGGGCTTTTGAATAGAAATTAGAAAGATGTGACCAAACATGTAAGACAGTAAGAGGCCGTACAGTTTCAGATACAAGCTCCAGAAGGTTCACTTGTCAATTTTGCTCTTTTGATTATTAATTATGGCCTTGATTCTGCTATTAGATTTGCAG
This genomic stretch from Falco naumanni isolate bFalNau1 chromosome 7, bFalNau1.pat, whole genome shotgun sequence harbors:
- the LOC121091979 gene encoding uncharacterized protein LOC121091979, producing MPGGASPPSPLSLVAAEGARERKLPQTRRQDPGFRRPRAGSPRAAIINSGAETRVPREKDEMDFGSKRCPAAAQGQLPSGAVTVDFRNRRAGRLSPRSETLDLLLSFPRPPPRSLSPHRKRRGRAAGPGGALGSSSQGRLQPSGQGSGRRRRRKAITGGGHLSRSRRRAVAESGCKPQPLGDLSAPPGPGSPPRLPPESTRSCDPFGRFS